Sequence from the Cervus canadensis isolate Bull #8, Minnesota chromosome 3, ASM1932006v1, whole genome shotgun sequence genome:
aacacctcctccccatccacacttcccctttagtaaccattaagtttgttttcaattCAGTACCTgtaaatctgttttgtaaataagttcatttgtttttttaaactagattccacatgagtGACATCACgtgatatttgtctctctgtgactgacttcacttagtatgataatctctagatccatccatgttgctgtaggcattatttcattcttttttatggctgagtaaatacTCCAtcgtgtgtgtgtacacatatctttaaccattcaatggacatgaggttgcttctatgtcttggcgttgtaaatagtgccgctatgaacactggggtacatgtatcctttctgaTTAGTTTTCTGCAgttatatgctcaggagtgggattgcagggtcatatggtcgctctgtttttaggtttttaaggaatctccatagtgattgtaccaatttacttTCTCATCAACTGTGTAGAAGGGTTCCAGGAAGGGTAGTTTTACATCAACTTAttaataaaaatctttcaaaaactaCTGTCAGTTTTAATAAAGCAATTGAGGGAAACAGTTCACTGAGATCAACCACCTTGAGCTTTATAGGAACCTCAGAAATAACACACCACCATTATGAAGCTTTGTTTTACTCCCATTCTGAGTATAGTGGATTGGAGCAGAATACCAAAGTGGTAATCCTTAGACTCTTTGGGGAGTGGGGTAGATCATAAATGAATCCTTGTTATATTGTTTACAACAAAGTAGTTCAAAACCAAATTTATCTCCTTTTTGTTCTTACCAAATTCAGTATAGTTTGTAGGTACTATGAAACCATGAGAAGTAATTTAGTAAATTTAGTAAAAACCTAGTTTGAATCTGCAAGTATATTGTAATGGCTGGATGGAGGTAAAAGCTAAAATTACAGCTCTGATTTGAAGTCTGTGCTCACGTTTTTGCACTCTGGATCCCGAACAAACAAGCTAGTACTTGCTTTTGAAAATGACCATTATTTTTGCCCACTTTGGAAGGACAAAAAGTAACCgtaaattttctttataatttggattagtgaggaagaaaacagattcatgtttaaaagaaaagctatctTTGGGAATCCTCTAGCAGTTCtgagctctcactgctgagggcccaggttcaatccctagtcataAGCCATGtggtgcaggaaaaaaaaaaaaaacaactactttCTTGATGACACATTATGACTTAAGCCCTGCCCTTTAGTTACTAAACTGTTGTGGGGCTACAGATTTAATCTCCTGGTCTGAGATACAGGTTCCTATATCCtcatattgttaaaaaaaaaacacctttcccCCACAGGTTTTGCTTACGATATATACTGTTATTTTAAACAACATAGTGTTTGACAGGAGTACCGAATGACCCTGCATTCCCATAGTGTAAAAGCGTCCTTCACTTAGTACACAGCGCTTACCCTGTGCCAGGCGCTGTGAAAAGAGCTTGGGTTATTTAACTCTTTTAATAATAACCCTACTTGTAGAGCTAGTTTCTATTATAACCCTTCTTTTATAGGTCAGGATTAAGATGGAGAAAAGTTACATAACTTGCTGGAGGTCATGGTGTAAGTGGCAGTCTGGTTGCAGAATCCCAAGTGCTTTAGCGctgccattctttttctttttctcccacaCTTAAGTCTTGCTGTTATTAATCTCTCTTCAGTGTTACCCTGATTTAGTGCTGCATTCTATTGCCTGTCCTAGAAAGGAAGTTTAAATACatggaaaaagagagggagagaaaagatgcCAAAATGCTTATCTGGATTATTTCTGGAAGTCAGGATGTGGGTAGATTAATATCTAttaatgtgtgtgtttctgtatgtGTGAGAATGTATGTTTAAATACATATACACCTgtttttctacatatatttttattataaatggtattTGTAGAAAATAACTAGATAGAAAAGATATAAATGcccacacagcaaagaaaatgtgCTTGTGCTGACAAATTGTAATCCTTACTTTCATGACCATTACACCTGAACTTtactagttttttttgttttttaaagaaaaaggtgaGGATATTCAGATATATTCATGTAGCCAGTAAAGACTGAATTATTATGTACAATGTAGATCCAAAAACCTCAACAGAATTAAGAAAAGGAATATGTGAATTTTCAAAGCATGGGAACTTAAAAGATTTCAAACCCTGTAAATCAACAGTGATTGTCAATGCCAACAGCTTTAAAGGAAAAATCATATGCACTGGCCTCACCTAGAGATTCTGATGGGTAGCCAGGGTAAAAGAGCACTGCCTCATGTCTGACAGACATTTTCCACATAATACAGAAGCGGTAACAAACCTAACTTTAGAATTTGTGTTTTTAAGGTGGTATTGAGGTGTCCtagatttttactattttatgaaaatatttatacaagTATTACTGTGTAAAAAATTTTAGTAATAAGAGTGGATAACCAAGGAAATGCAGAATAATTTATATTGACTTTTTGAACATCGAATATGAGTGATTTAAATTAATTGTTTTAGATAATGTCAGTTTTCAACTTGCTGTTCAAATACTCTATAGGAGAAACTGTATAATTACATAGTGATCCAAATTTTGTTTCTGTCTAGCACTTGGTCAATGAATGGTTAAGTGAGAAGAATGAGAAGACAGGAAAACCTTCAGACAGCCTTTCAGAAAGGCCTCTGCGCATAACTACAGACCCTGAAGTGCTAGCTACACAGCTCAATTCTCTACCAGGTCTCACGTACAGTCCGCACGTATACTCTACTCCTAAGCACTATATCAGGTTCACGTCACCATTCCTTtcagaaaaaaggagaagaaaagaaccTCCTGAAAACATATCTGGCTCATGCAAAAAGGTAAACTTTGCTTTGGATGTGAAAATCTAGTTTGAGCCAATGCCATTCTCATTCCATACTACCATTCTTGGTAGTGAAGTACTTTTGGAATTGGCTGTACCATTATAGCTGCAAACTGACTTCTGTTCACTTATTGTTTTGTATATTTCAGCGGTGGTTGAAACAAGCTCTGGAAGAGGAAAACTCAGCAATTTTACATAGATTTAATTCGCCCTGTCAAGAAAGATCCAGAAGTCCTACAGTCAATGGTGAAAATAGAAGTCCACTACTACTAAATGACAGCTGTTCCCTTCCAGGTAGAACTTCTTTTCAGTGTTGTTTTAGTGTGGAGAATGTAACAggatgtagacagcatatacatatatgtaaataaaacatatatatgcatatttattctAATTATTATATACCTTACAAAAGCAgcacagattgtttaccatctgagctaccagggaacccaaAAGTAgcgcattttgtgtgtgtgtgtgtgtgtgtgtgtgtgtatatatatatatatatattttttttttttttttcctctccctcttttctGCCTCCAACGTTTTGGATGAAGATAGATATAGACATGAAAACTAGAATTTGCAGTACCATGTATGTTGGGGCTTATGGTTGCATTTTGGGCCTAGTTAGCCATCTGTTTTCCAGATTCAAAAGGACTCTTAGAAATCAGTTAAATTAACAGCTGTACTTCCAAGATTTCTTAGCAACCTCTAGCCCTGTAAGCCTTCTGGCAAGGTAATGCTTGGTACTGCTGAAACTGgggggaggagaatggggtggggagagattgCTTCATGTTAGTATTATCTTTGAAAACCTTCAAATTTAGTTTTGGGGTGAAAATCATCATCATGACGATTGTCAATGTTTTGTGCTTTCCCAAAATGCATTACAGATTGTAGCAAATGTCAGcagtataatttataatttattattttaccaaCAGATTTAACTACACCACTGAAAAAACGAAGACTTTATCAGTTGCTAGATTCTGCTTACTCAGAAACCTCCACACCTACTCCTTCACCATATGCTACACCAACTCACACAGATATTACTCCTACAGACCCATCATTTTCTACTCCTCCACGGATAAAGTCAGATGATGAAGCTTGTAGAAATGGTTATAAGCCCATATATTCACCAGTTACCCCAGTAACTCCTGGCACACCAGGAAATACCATGCACTTTGAGGTGAGAGACTTACACggcaaaaacaaaagcccatggGGATGGGGTTTCTTTAAtagcttttctctccttttaataGATAGTGTAACATTTAATAATAGTTTTTAAGGAACTAAGTGAAAACTTTTGAACTTCCATTTATGtgaatttaaactttatttttttattcaaataaacataactttcattttattgatcTACAGAAGTCAGACTAAATGACTATATCAAACTGACTTTAAAGCCAAAACTATAAGGACAatggaaataagagaaaagaaagtttaaaaccaAAGTGTTTCTCGTAACACTTTGTAGTAGTAGTTTTTCATAAGTTTCATTTCTGTAAATATggatttagttatatattttaattttcaattctgcttttgtcttttatGTAGAATATTTCTTCCCCAGAAAGTTCTCCAGAAATTAAGAGACGCACTTATAGTCAAGAGGTAAGGAgatgttaagatttttttaattggtggctTTTTCTTAGTATCATTATTTTGCTTAAATTATTGGTAGTTTTAATGTAAGTAGCTTCCAAATGTGgttatttgtgtaattttttttttttaattctgtaaacAGGGATATGACAGATCATCAACCATGTTAACGTTGGGGCCTTTTAGAAATTCTAATTTAACTGAACTGGGTCTGCAAGAAATAAAGACTATTGGCTATGGCAGCCCTAGGAGTAGGACTGAAATCAACAGGCAGTGCCCTGGAGAAAAGGAACCGGTGTCAGATCTTCAACTGGGACTCGATACAGTCGAGCAAACTGCCTTACATAAAACCATGGAAACAACTACACATGACAGGACTGATTCTAACAGCCAACTGGAATCTGCTCACTCGGGTCGGGGCCCACTGTATTCTTCCTGGGTAAAGAGTCCTGAGAGAACAGGCGTTAACTTCTCAGTAAATTCCAACTTGAGGGACTTGACACCCTCACATCAGTTGGAGGTTGGAGGCGGCTTCCGAATAAGTGAGTCAAAGTGCCTGATGCAGGATGATACTAGAGGCATGTTTATGGAAACACCTGTGTTTTGTACTTCAGAAGATGGGCTTGTATCTGGTTTCGGACGGACTGTTAATGACAATTTGATCGACGGAAGTTGCACACCCCAGAATCCACCACAAAAGAAAAAGGTTACAAATTTAACAATTTATAGTCCTTTTAATAGTGTTTTATTCATACTACTACGGAGGGTAATTAGTAGTTATGTATTATGTAAGGCATTCATACTTTATTCATATTAAATTATTGATGTGtacatttttaaaccttttgtCAGTGCTCCGTTGACTAGATACTGTTTGCAGAGAACTAGATTATTATAAGGACCATGGTTTCAGAGATCAAAAACTCAAGGTGATTACTTCACTTTGAGTGACTTTTAAAGATAACGACTTCCCAACCAAATAAATGGAACTGAGTACTATGTCTTCTTGGTGGTtttgtcgctaagtcgtgtctgactcttgcgaccccatggactgtagcctgccaggctcctccgtccatgggattttccaggcaagaatattggagtgggttgccgtttccttctccaggggatcttcctgacccagagattgaactctggtctcctgcactgcagacagattattttacccactgagctatgagggaagtcccatGTGTCTTATTTTACATAGAACATGAGGCCCTAAATGGAAGAAATGGCCTCTTTCCTCATCAGTAATACCTATAGTATTTTTAGGCCATGGATATAAAAGGTATTTTGAAAAGTATTGTACTAATAGATATATAAATAGTTCCCTGTCCCTGATTTACCACCATTATTTGGTTGGCAGACATACTGAAACAATAAGAATGCCTTATTTCAGAGCAGTGGGAGAAGCTACAACACGTATTTATTTGTTAATAGGCTTATTGCTTTTCAAGTCAAAGAATTTTAGTGAtgtgtgcttttaatttttataacagagTCCAGTTGGCAACTTTGTGGGAAGCAATATAGTATAGTGGAAAGAGCACGGGCTTTCAAGTAAGACCTAGGTTCGAATCCCGGCTCCAacactcaccagctgtgtgaccttgagtgagtgagttactcaatttcctcatctgtaaaatggggatgataatatacctatttcatagggttgttgtgaggcttAAATGACATAATGTATGTAAAATCATCTAAATACAATGCCTGGCATAAAGTAGGCATTTGCTAattgtttattattgttatttgtttggaatcaaattattttacataattttcctaatgtaaatataataattctctttagaaaaaagaatagattgtttctaatatttaaaacaagaataaaagaTGTGCTTTTCCTTATCTTTCTTGCTTAAGGTTTCTCTGTTAGAATATCGGAAAAGACAACGTGAAGCTAGGAAAAGTGGCTCTAAGACAGAACACTTTGCCCTGGTTAgtgtatcacctcacacaagtgGAAACTTGAGCAGCAACAGTGGTGATGGGTGTGCCCACAGGAGTGAAAATGGGGAGCAGGTAGAAAGCACTGCTAGCCTACCTTTACCAACACCAGCTACAGTTTATCATGCTACTTCGGAAGAAACCAGCAATAACGGTACTGTTAAGGAAGCGTCTGCCAGTGAAAAGAATGAACCAGAAGTTCAATGGTAAGCTgcctgtttgaaaaaaaaaaaaaacagacctcATTGGTAACTTCAGAACTACAAACAAACAGTATACCTTCTTATGAAAGTAGTCTTTGTTATTTTATCTCCCAGTCAGTATCTTGGCTCATTTTGAATGGAGCTATACCTGTAAAGATTTGAACTATCTTATCCTGCAAAACAACAGATTTTTGTTATCAGTTACttcctgtttgttgttgttctcctAAGGCTAAGCAGACAGTGGTTTGTAATATTAATTTTGACAGATCTGTTTTGCTGATAGATAAGATTTTAAACCAAGATATTTATTTGCCTGTATTGTTAAAGGTCCGTTGTAGCTAATCCTtgataattttcatgtttttcaaacaAATACTCCTTTCCAAAGAACCTTTATCATAGCATCTCACAATTTGTTTACCACCCATATCATTACCTTGAAACAACCATGTTTAGTGTTTCTTCAAAAGGAATAGAAGAAGCTGGCTAGTGAGGGTCTTGGCAAAGGGCAGGAGGCCATGTGCATTTTACATCTTGGTCCTCTTAGCTCTGAGCTTCCTGCTAGCCTTCTAATCCAGACACAACGTAAATTAGGGGGTATATTTGGTCCCTTTGGTAACTTGAAGTGATGGTCTGAATGTTAACATGCTACCCTTCAACAACCCCCTCTTCACCAAGAACTTGCTTAAGACAAAGGAATGGAGTCTGCTTGAGTTCttcaaataaatgataaaactcTCAGTATGGGAAGGTGTTGGGGGTACTATTTTCAAAACTTAACACCAAAGTATTTTCCTTAAGTGCCAAAGCCTTTATACCTGGGAGGATATGTTGACCATCAAGTGGCAAAAAATGAACTAGCCAGCAATAACTTTTAAACTGATGATATGACTTGATTTTAAAGGACGGCCTCAACTTCAGTGGAGCAAGTGAGAGAGAGGAGTTATCAGAGAGCTTTGCTTCTCAGTGATCACCGAAAAGATAAAGACAGTGGTAAGTGAGCTTGTTCTTTTGCCAAAAAGTGGAGTCAGCTAATCACCCTGCACCCCGTCCTCTGCATTCCTAACGTTCTCTTCGGgtctgcttctgcttcatctcTAGGGGCAGAGTCACCATGTGTCCCATGTTCACCGAATCATGTTCCGTCTTCTCCTTCATCTCATTCAAATCACATTCCCCAGTTGCAACCCAAGGGCCCAGTCCCTTCTTTCAGTGAACTTTCGGAAGGTCAGTAAGCAGATGACCTGTCACGGTGGTGGttttaaataccttttaaaagCATAAAGGAGAGAGCCTTTCTAGACGTTGGTTTGAATTAATAGAATGTACACTGAAGTATTagtaaaaggaaatatttatcatgtaattttacattttctgtgaTTCCTTATGCTTTACAGATCCTGATCCTGAAAATCTAGAACCCACAACTACAAATGAATGCCCATCCCCAGATACTTCCCAAAATACTTGTAAAAGTCCTTCAAAAATGAGCAAGGTAATAATTACACATTGACCTTTGAACGTGAAAGTTCCACTTCTGAAAAGTGGATGGTAAAGCACACCTGGAGATTTTTGTGCTGTACCCAAGTAATCAGTTTGTGATTTCTGGACATTTTTCCTGTTAAAAGTTCCAATGTGGTAAACACTAAAGCTGCTTATGTTTTGCTTCAGCAGTTTCACCCCTTCCTTATGCTTGTGTCTAGGAAATTTAGAGTGTGTTCATGAAATATTTGAGCAGTCAGTTAATTCTCTAAAAACAAAAGGTCAGATGACATTCACTTCAAAGAAATGCTCTCTCTGTCCTGGATCATGAATACATGATAACCTAATGGGGCAATATCTTTGGAAACTGATAACAAGGCaatctgatctttttctttttccttaaagaatATCATTATATATTCACATACTGTCATACTTGGATTATCTGTATTGAACAATGAAAAGGTATTAAGAATGAAAACAGTTGGGGATGGGGGGCAAGTTTATCAACCCCAAACAGATTTGTCATTAGGTTGAGTATAGAAATTTAAATTACAGAATTGAAACTTGCCTCAAGTGTTTAAGGTGCTTAGGGGAAAAATGGAGATTAATTTCCTTAATTTGTGTTCAATGAAAATTTGGGGAATTCAGTTGAAGGTTATTATCAGAACTTGTTGAACTACTTAAAAAACTGGCTTTTTAATATCCGAAACCTCTGTGGTTGTCTTCAGACCTACCCTATTCCCTGCcccttttaaaatgaataatataaacattcattatattaaatatataaaatgaatgttaTAATAACAAACCTCAATGTATACAGAATGTTTCATAActttatataatttgttttctttacataGCCTGGTTCACCTGGACCTGTAATTCCTGTTCAGCCACATGGGAAAATACTTACAAAACCAGATTCCCATTGGGAGGGAACAGTTATTGTATCTGAAGCTGAGAATGGTGTCCACCTGAAAACAGAACTCCATCAAAAACAGCTGTCAAATAACCCCCAAGCACTTTCAAAGAACCATCCTCCACAGCCACTTGTTCGCTGTTcctctgagcaactttcacagaaGCTGCCTTCTGCACCCATGAAGTTGCACTGTCCTCCGTCACCTCACATAGAAAATCCTCCAAAGTCATCGACGCCTCACACGCCTGCACAGCATGGTTATCTCTCACCAAAGCCTCCGACACAGCAGTTAGGCTCTCCCTACAGGCCTCACCATTCACAGTCACCTCAAGTTGGAACACCTCAGCGAGAGCCTCAAAGAAATTTTTACCCAGCTGCCAGTACTCAGCAGGCAACTTCTGGAGCATTATTTACACAGACACCCTCAGGACAATCTTCGGCAACATACAGTCAGTTTAATCAGACAAGTCTGAGCAGCACGgcaccaccccctccaccccctccgcCCCCTTCTTCTTCGTCTTATTATCAAAACCAGCAGCCCTCTGCAAACTTTCAGAATTATAATCAGCTTAAAGGTAGTCTTTCCCAACAAACTGTGTTTACATCAGGACCAAATCAAGCACTTCCTGGCACCACAAGCCAGCAAACAGTTCCAGGACACCACGTTACTCCAGGGCACTTTCTGCCTTCTCAGAACCCTCCTGTTCACCACCAAACTGCTGCTGTAGTCCCGCCCCCTCCTCCGCCACCACCTGCGCCAGGACCACACCTTGTTCAACAGCCGAGTTCCCACCAGCCACACTCTGTAGCACATGTAGTGGGGCCTGTTCACGCTGTCACCCCCGGATCGCATATTCATTCTCAAACTGCTGGACACCATTTGCCACCACCCCCTCCACCTCCTGGTCCTGCCCCTCATCACCATCCACCGCCCCACCCTTCCTCGGGACTCCAAGGTCTACAAGCACAACACCAGCATGTGGTAAATTCAGCCCCtccaccaccccctcctcctccgcctTCCAGTGTTCTGGCTTCTGGGCATCACACCACGTCAGCTCAAGCCTTACACCATCCACCTCATCAAGGACCTCCACTTTTTCCTTCAAGTGCCCATCCAGCT
This genomic interval carries:
- the KMT2E gene encoding inactive histone-lysine N-methyltransferase 2E isoform X2, with protein sequence MSIVIPLGVDTAETSYLEMAAGSEPESVEASPVVVEKSNSYPHHLYTSSSHHSHSYIGLPYADHNYGARPPPTPPASPPPSVLISKNEVGIFTTPNFDETSSATTISTSEDGSYGTDVTRCICGFTHDDGYMICCDKCSVWQHIDCMGIDRQHIPDTYLCERCQPRSLDKERAVLLQRRKRENMSDGDTSATESGDEVPVELYTAFQHTPTSVTLTASRAPKASDKRRKKSGEKEQNISKCKKAFREGSRKSSRVKGSAPEIDPSSDVSNFGWETKIKAWMDQYEEANNNQYSEGVQREAQRIALRLGNGNDKKEIKSDLNTNNLIFKPPVESHIQKNKKILKSAKDLPPDALIIEYRGKFMLREQFEANGYFFKRPYPFVLFYSKFHGLEMCVDARTFGNEARFIRRSCTPNAEVRHEIEDGTIHLYIYSIQSIPKGTEITIAFDFDYGNCKYKVDCACLKENSECPVLKRSSESTENINSGYETRRKKGKKEKDISKEKDTQNQNITLDCEGTTNKMKSPETKQRKLSPLRLSVSNNQEPDFIDDIEEKTPISNEVEMESEEQIAERKRKMTREERKMEAILQAFARLEKREKRREQALERISTAKTEVKTECKDAQTVSDAEVIQEQAKEETASKPTPAKVNRTKQRKSFSRSRTHIGQQRRRHRTVSMCSDIQPSSPDIEVSSQQNDVENTVVAIEPETETALTEIITENEVPVLSKCPTKYPKTKKHLVNEWLSEKNEKTGKPSDSLSERPLRITTDPEVLATQLNSLPGLTYSPHVYSTPKHYIRFTSPFLSEKRRRKEPPENISGSCKKRWLKQALEEENSAILHRFNSPCQERSRSPTVNGENRSPLLLNDSCSLPDLTTPLKKRRLYQLLDSAYSETSTPTPSPYATPTHTDITPTDPSFSTPPRIKSDDEACRNGYKPIYSPVTPVTPGTPGNTMHFENISSPESSPEIKRRTYSQEGYDRSSTMLTLGPFRNSNLTELGLQEIKTIGYGSPRSRTEINRQCPGEKEPVSDLQLGLDTVEQTALHKTMETTTHDRTDSNSQLESAHSGRGPLYSSWVKSPERTGVNFSVNSNLRDLTPSHQLEVGGGFRISESKCLMQDDTRGMFMETPVFCTSEDGLVSGFGRTVNDNLIDGSCTPQNPPQKKKVSLLEYRKRQREARKSGSKTEHFALVSVSPHTSGNLSSNSGDGCAHRSENGEQVESTASLPLPTPATVYHATSEETSNNGTVKEASASEKNEPEVQWTASTSVEQVRERSYQRALLLSDHRKDKDSDPDPENLEPTTTNECPSPDTSQNTCKSPSKMSKPGSPGPVIPVQPHGKILTKPDSHWEGTVIVSEAENGVHLKTELHQKQLSNNPQALSKNHPPQPLVRCSSEQLSQKLPSAPMKLHCPPSPHIENPPKSSTPHTPAQHGYLSPKPPTQQLGSPYRPHHSQSPQVGTPQREPQRNFYPAASTQQATSGALFTQTPSGQSSATYSQFNQTSLSSTAPPPPPPPPPSSSSYYQNQQPSANFQNYNQLKGSLSQQTVFTSGPNQALPGTTSQQTVPGHHVTPGHFLPSQNPPVHHQTAAVVPPPPPPPPAPGPHLVQQPSSHQPHSVAHVVGPVHAVTPGSHIHSQTAGHHLPPPPPPPGPAPHHHPPPHPSSGLQGLQAQHQHVVNSAPPPPPPPPPSSVLASGHHTTSAQALHHPPHQGPPLFPSSAHPAVPPYPSQATHHTTLGLGPQHQPSGTGPHCPLPVAGPHLQPQGPNSIPTPTASGFCPHPGSVALPHGVQGPQQASPVPGQIPIHRAQVPPTFQNNYHGSGWH
- the KMT2E gene encoding inactive histone-lysine N-methyltransferase 2E isoform X1, with the protein product MSIVIPLGVDTAETSYLEMAAGSEPESVEASPVVVEKSNSYPHHLYTSSSHHSHSYIGLPYADHNYGARPPPTPPASPPPSVLISKNEVGIFTTPNFDETSSATTISTSEDGSYGTDVTRCICGFTHDDGYMICCDKCSVWQHIDCMGIDRQHIPDTYLCERCQPRSLDKERAVLLQRRKRENMSDGDTSATESGDEVPVELYTAFQHTPTSVTLTASRAPKASDKRRKKSGEKEQNISKCKKAFREGSRKSSRVKGSAPEIDPSSDVSNFGWETKIKAWMDQYEEANNNQYSEGVQREAQRIALRLGNGNDKKEIKSDLNTNNLIFKPPVESHIQKNKKILKSAKDLPPDALIIEYRGKFMLREQFEANGYFFKRPYPFVLFYSKFHGLEMCVDARTFGNEARFIRRSCTPNAEVRHEIEDGTIHLYIYSIQSIPKGTEITIAFDFDYGNCKYKVDCACLKENSECPVLKRSSESTENINSGYETRRKKGKKEKDISKEKDTQNQNITLDCEGTTNKMKSPETKQRKLSPLRLSVSNNQEPDFIDDIEEKTPISNEVEMESEEQIAERKRKMTREERKMEAILQAFARLEKREKRREQALERISTAKTEVKTECKDAQTVSDAEVIQEQAKEETASKPTPAKVNRTKQRKSFSRSRTHIGQQRRRHRTVSMCSDIQPSSPDIEVSSQQNDVENTVVAIEPETETALTEIITENEVPVLSKCPTKYPKTKKHLVNEWLSEKNEKTGKPSDSLSERPLRITTDPEVLATQLNSLPGLTYSPHVYSTPKHYIRFTSPFLSEKRRRKEPPENISGSCKKRWLKQALEEENSAILHRFNSPCQERSRSPTVNGENRSPLLLNDSCSLPDLTTPLKKRRLYQLLDSAYSETSTPTPSPYATPTHTDITPTDPSFSTPPRIKSDDEACRNGYKPIYSPVTPVTPGTPGNTMHFENISSPESSPEIKRRTYSQEGYDRSSTMLTLGPFRNSNLTELGLQEIKTIGYGSPRSRTEINRQCPGEKEPVSDLQLGLDTVEQTALHKTMETTTHDRTDSNSQLESAHSGRGPLYSSWVKSPERTGVNFSVNSNLRDLTPSHQLEVGGGFRISESKCLMQDDTRGMFMETPVFCTSEDGLVSGFGRTVNDNLIDGSCTPQNPPQKKKVSLLEYRKRQREARKSGSKTEHFALVSVSPHTSGNLSSNSGDGCAHRSENGEQVESTASLPLPTPATVYHATSEETSNNGTVKEASASEKNEPEVQWTASTSVEQVRERSYQRALLLSDHRKDKDSGAESPCVPCSPNHVPSSPSSHSNHIPQLQPKGPVPSFSELSEDPDPENLEPTTTNECPSPDTSQNTCKSPSKMSKPGSPGPVIPVQPHGKILTKPDSHWEGTVIVSEAENGVHLKTELHQKQLSNNPQALSKNHPPQPLVRCSSEQLSQKLPSAPMKLHCPPSPHIENPPKSSTPHTPAQHGYLSPKPPTQQLGSPYRPHHSQSPQVGTPQREPQRNFYPAASTQQATSGALFTQTPSGQSSATYSQFNQTSLSSTAPPPPPPPPPSSSSYYQNQQPSANFQNYNQLKGSLSQQTVFTSGPNQALPGTTSQQTVPGHHVTPGHFLPSQNPPVHHQTAAVVPPPPPPPPAPGPHLVQQPSSHQPHSVAHVVGPVHAVTPGSHIHSQTAGHHLPPPPPPPGPAPHHHPPPHPSSGLQGLQAQHQHVVNSAPPPPPPPPPSSVLASGHHTTSAQALHHPPHQGPPLFPSSAHPAVPPYPSQATHHTTLGLGPQHQPSGTGPHCPLPVAGPHLQPQGPNSIPTPTASGFCPHPGSVALPHGVQGPQQASPVPGQIPIHRAQVPPTFQNNYHGSGWH